From a single Paraburkholderia sp. D15 genomic region:
- a CDS encoding sugar phosphate isomerase/epimerase — translation MKTIKGPAIFLAQFMGDEAPFDDLAHLAQWAAGLGFKGIQVPCDARLIDLEQAAASQTYCDELRETAENAGVTITELSTHLQGQLVAVHPAYDALFDGFAAPHVRGDPAARTQWAIGQLKLAAKASRRLGLNTHVSFSGALAWPYVYPWPQRPAGLVEAAFDELARRWTPILDAFDDAGVDVCYELHPGEDLHDGVTFERFLDAVKQHRRANILYDPSHFVLQQLDYLAFIDLYHERIKAFHVKDAEFRPNGRQGVYGGYSGWVERAGRFRSLGDGQVDFGAIFSKMAQYDFPGWAVLEWECALKHPHDGAREGAEFIRRHIIRVAEHAFDDFAGSGVDAGELRRLLGI, via the coding sequence ATGAAAACCATCAAGGGCCCGGCGATCTTTCTGGCTCAGTTCATGGGCGACGAAGCCCCGTTCGACGATCTCGCGCATCTCGCGCAGTGGGCGGCGGGTCTCGGCTTCAAGGGCATCCAGGTGCCGTGCGATGCCCGTCTGATCGATCTCGAACAGGCGGCCGCGAGCCAGACGTATTGCGACGAATTGCGCGAGACCGCGGAAAACGCGGGCGTGACGATCACCGAACTGTCGACGCATCTGCAAGGGCAACTGGTCGCGGTGCATCCCGCTTACGACGCGCTGTTCGACGGCTTCGCCGCGCCGCACGTGCGTGGCGATCCGGCGGCGCGCACGCAGTGGGCAATCGGACAGTTGAAGCTGGCCGCGAAGGCGTCGCGGCGGCTGGGGTTGAACACGCATGTGTCGTTTTCCGGCGCGCTGGCGTGGCCTTATGTGTATCCGTGGCCGCAGCGTCCCGCGGGTCTCGTCGAAGCCGCGTTCGACGAACTCGCGCGCCGCTGGACGCCGATTCTCGATGCGTTCGACGATGCCGGCGTCGACGTGTGCTACGAGTTGCATCCGGGCGAGGATCTACATGACGGCGTGACTTTCGAGCGTTTTCTCGACGCGGTGAAGCAGCACCGGCGCGCGAATATTCTGTACGACCCGAGTCACTTCGTTCTGCAACAGCTCGACTATCTCGCGTTCATCGACCTCTATCACGAACGGATCAAGGCGTTCCATGTGAAGGACGCGGAGTTCCGGCCGAACGGGCGACAGGGCGTGTACGGCGGATACAGCGGCTGGGTCGAACGCGCGGGACGCTTCCGGTCGCTCGGCGACGGGCAGGTCGATTTCGGTGCGATCTTCTCGAAGATGGCGCAATACGATTTTCCCGGCTGGGCGGTGCTGGAGTGGGAGTGCGCGCTGAAGCATCCGCATGACGGCGCGCGCGAGGGCGCGGAATTCATACGGCGGCACATCATCCGCGTGGCCGAGCATGCGTTCGACGATTTCGCGGGGAGCGGGGTGGATGCCGGGGAGCTTAGGCGGCTGCTGGGGATTTGA
- a CDS encoding Gfo/Idh/MocA family oxidoreductase: MQQRKLRLGMVGGGQGAFIGAVHRIAARLDDRFELVAGALSSDPRRAQASAAEAGIARSYTDWHEMARTESARDDGIDAVAIVTPNHLHAPVATAFLEAGIHVICDKPLAISLAEGEALAKLAREKNRLFALTHTYSGYPMVRHARELIEAGKLGEVRVVQVEYAQDWLAEPIETSGTNKQAGWRTDPALAGPAGCLGDIGTHAYHLAAFVTGITPSSLAAEVHTFVPGRRIDDHVQAMLRYANGARGMLWASQVASGAENALRLRVYGTKGSLAFDQEQPNELWFTPLGGASERLTRGRLNSAVAAHATRVPAGHPEGYLEAFAQLYKDAALQIEALDAGRAPPAESGLLTTVDDGVAGLRFIDAMLASSAANGQWREIGGA, from the coding sequence ATGCAACAACGCAAGCTCAGGCTGGGCATGGTCGGCGGCGGACAAGGCGCGTTCATCGGCGCGGTGCACCGGATCGCGGCGCGGCTCGACGATCGATTCGAATTGGTGGCGGGCGCGTTGTCGTCCGATCCGCGGCGCGCGCAGGCGAGTGCCGCTGAAGCCGGCATCGCGCGCAGCTACACCGACTGGCACGAGATGGCGCGAACCGAAAGCGCGCGCGACGACGGTATCGATGCCGTCGCGATCGTCACGCCGAATCATCTGCATGCACCGGTCGCGACCGCGTTTCTCGAAGCCGGGATTCACGTGATCTGCGACAAGCCGCTGGCGATCTCGCTCGCGGAAGGCGAAGCGCTGGCGAAACTTGCGCGCGAGAAAAACAGACTGTTCGCGCTGACGCATACGTACTCCGGCTATCCGATGGTGCGTCACGCGCGTGAGCTGATCGAAGCGGGCAAGCTTGGCGAGGTCCGCGTGGTGCAGGTGGAATACGCGCAGGACTGGCTGGCCGAGCCGATCGAAACGAGCGGCACGAACAAGCAGGCGGGGTGGCGCACGGACCCGGCGTTAGCGGGACCGGCCGGTTGTCTCGGCGACATCGGCACGCACGCGTATCACCTCGCGGCATTCGTCACGGGGATTACGCCGTCGTCGCTCGCGGCGGAGGTGCATACCTTCGTGCCGGGACGTCGCATCGACGATCACGTGCAGGCGATGCTGCGTTACGCGAACGGCGCGCGTGGGATGCTGTGGGCAAGCCAGGTGGCGAGCGGCGCGGAGAATGCGTTGAGGTTGCGCGTGTATGGCACGAAGGGGAGTCTCGCGTTCGATCAGGAGCAGCCGAACGAGTTGTGGTTCACGCCGCTGGGTGGCGCGAGCGAGCGCCTGACGCGCGGGCGCTTGAACAGCGCGGTGGCCGCGCACGCGACGCGCGTGCCGGCGGGGCATCCAGAGGGTTATCTGGAAGCGTTCGCGCAGTTGTATAAGGATGCGGCGCTACAGATCGAAGCGCTGGATGCGGGACGTGCGCCGCCCGCTGAAAGTGGGCTGCTGACGACCGTGGACGATGGTGTCGCCGGGCTGCGCTTTATCGATGCGATGCTGGCGAGCAGCGCAGCGAACGGGCAGTGGCGGGAGATAGGTGGCGCTTGA
- a CDS encoding substrate-binding domain-containing protein, with translation MKQIIRAVGAGMLALGMLGTAGVARADDKVTLGVAIPTADHGFTGGIVWWANKAKADLEKAHPDLKVIVKTAANSPEQANQLQDLVTVNKINALVIFPFESASLTQPVAQVKKKGVYVTVVDRGLTDTSAQDAYVAGDNTAFGKIPAEYLAKALDGKGDIVALRGIPTTLDNERWTAFTGVIKNYPNMKILDAKYANWNRDDAFKVMQDYLTRFKHIDAVWAADDDMAVGVLKAIEQAKRTDIKIVFGGAGSKGMVKNVMDGAPMIQADVSYSPKFIYDAIKLTAEARLKGDKLPATTIIPSVLITKENAQQFYFPDSPF, from the coding sequence ATGAAACAGATCATTCGAGCGGTCGGCGCCGGCATGCTGGCGTTGGGAATGCTAGGCACGGCGGGCGTGGCGCGCGCCGACGACAAGGTTACGCTGGGCGTCGCGATTCCGACGGCCGATCACGGCTTTACCGGCGGCATCGTCTGGTGGGCGAACAAGGCGAAGGCCGATCTGGAGAAAGCCCATCCCGACCTGAAGGTGATCGTGAAGACCGCGGCCAACTCGCCCGAGCAGGCCAACCAGTTGCAGGATCTGGTGACGGTGAACAAGATCAACGCGCTGGTGATCTTCCCGTTCGAGTCGGCGTCGCTGACGCAACCCGTCGCGCAGGTGAAGAAGAAGGGCGTGTACGTGACCGTGGTGGATCGCGGCCTGACCGACACCAGCGCGCAGGATGCGTATGTGGCGGGCGACAACACCGCGTTCGGCAAGATCCCCGCCGAGTATCTGGCGAAGGCGCTCGACGGCAAGGGCGACATCGTCGCGCTGCGCGGCATTCCGACCACGCTCGACAACGAACGCTGGACCGCGTTTACCGGCGTGATCAAGAACTATCCGAACATGAAGATTCTCGACGCCAAGTACGCGAACTGGAATCGCGACGACGCGTTCAAGGTGATGCAGGACTACCTGACGCGCTTCAAGCACATCGACGCGGTGTGGGCCGCCGACGACGACATGGCGGTCGGCGTGCTGAAAGCGATCGAACAGGCCAAACGCACCGACATCAAGATCGTGTTCGGCGGCGCGGGGTCGAAGGGCATGGTGAAGAACGTGATGGACGGCGCGCCGATGATCCAGGCCGACGTCTCGTACTCGCCGAAATTCATCTACGACGCGATCAAGCTCACCGCCGAAGCGCGTCTGAAAGGCGACAAGCTGCCGGCCACGACGATCATTCCGTCGGTGCTGATCACGAAGGAAAACGCGCAGCAGTTCTATTTCCCGGACTCGCCGTTCTGA
- a CDS encoding efflux RND transporter periplasmic adaptor subunit: MLKTRKRILIAAVVVIVMLAIAIAQAIRKRSAPAAAAAQPAASIVEFAPDDLTTVSRRTLSETLPLTGSLRAITQAAVKSKVNGSALDVLVREGDAVKTGQILAKIDARDYVARAEQSRGQMAAMAGQLDIARQTLDNNRVLVQKGFISKNAFDTAQSQYEIARANLDAARAALASSNLSLDDTVVRSPLDGQIATRSVEPGEKVTVDTRLFDVVDLRALELEAPVPVGEIGRVRIGQPVSIAFDGIDTPVQGAITRINPAAQPGSRSIMVYVQVANPAGTLRVGMFGTGTISVGSRPNVLVVPADAVRTDGARHSVYALVGGKLVEQLVQTGATGDADNATWTEITGGALNAGEQIVKNNLGSLRIGSTVHVVQPASASASTAAAAAAPASPAAGQH, encoded by the coding sequence ATGCTCAAAACCAGAAAACGCATTCTCATCGCCGCCGTCGTCGTCATCGTGATGCTCGCCATCGCGATCGCGCAGGCTATCCGCAAACGCAGCGCGCCCGCCGCCGCTGCCGCGCAGCCCGCTGCGTCGATCGTCGAATTCGCACCCGACGACCTCACCACGGTCAGCCGCCGCACGCTCTCGGAAACGCTGCCGCTGACCGGCTCGCTGCGCGCGATCACGCAGGCCGCGGTCAAGTCGAAGGTTAACGGCTCGGCGCTCGACGTGCTCGTGCGCGAAGGCGACGCGGTCAAGACCGGCCAGATCCTTGCGAAGATCGACGCCCGCGATTATGTTGCCCGTGCCGAGCAAAGCCGTGGCCAGATGGCAGCGATGGCCGGCCAGCTCGACATCGCCAGACAGACGCTCGACAACAACCGCGTGCTGGTCCAGAAAGGCTTCATCTCGAAGAACGCGTTCGACACCGCGCAAAGCCAGTACGAGATCGCGCGCGCGAATCTCGACGCGGCGCGCGCGGCGCTCGCGTCCTCCAATCTCTCCCTCGACGACACCGTGGTCCGCTCGCCGCTCGACGGCCAGATCGCGACGCGCTCGGTCGAGCCCGGCGAGAAAGTCACCGTCGACACCAGGCTGTTCGACGTGGTCGATCTGCGCGCGCTCGAACTGGAAGCGCCGGTGCCGGTCGGCGAAATCGGCCGCGTGCGGATCGGCCAGCCCGTGAGCATCGCGTTCGACGGTATCGACACGCCGGTGCAAGGCGCGATCACGCGCATCAATCCGGCCGCGCAGCCGGGTTCGCGCTCGATCATGGTGTACGTGCAGGTCGCCAATCCGGCGGGCACGTTGCGCGTCGGCATGTTCGGCACGGGCACCATCTCGGTGGGCAGCCGCCCGAACGTGCTGGTGGTGCCCGCCGACGCGGTGCGCACCGACGGCGCACGTCACAGCGTGTATGCGCTGGTCGGCGGCAAGCTCGTCGAGCAGCTCGTCCAGACCGGCGCGACCGGCGATGCCGACAACGCCACGTGGACCGAAATCACCGGCGGCGCGCTGAACGCCGGCGAGCAGATCGTGAAGAACAATCTGGGTTCGTTGCGGATCGGCAGCACCGTGCATGTGGTGCAGCCGGCATCGGCATCGGCATCGACGGCAGCGGCCGCGGCGGCGCCCGCCTCCCCGGCCGCCGGCCAGCACTGA
- a CDS encoding efflux RND transporter permease subunit, whose amino-acid sequence MWFTRISIGNPVLATMMMMALLVIGLFSYQRLKVDQFPDITFPIVVVQTAYPGASPESVESDVTRKIEEAVNTISGIDQITSRSYDAQSVVIVQFDLSVDAVQAAQDVRDKIALIRPDLRDGVKDPRVLRYDPADTPIVTVAVSNAPGATLSTRDLTTVADQIVRKRLETVRGVGSVSLVGGVKRQVQIDVKPEKLQALSIGVDQVIRAVQNENQEIPAGPLTSSNIEQTVQVKGRFDKPDDFKRIIVARRGAQSAIPTASSATQPVTLDQVADVVDGQQEPDSTALLNGQRALFVSIIKAQGENTVDVAHGVRDEVARLQPLLPPGVKLDITDDSSTGIEDSVNEVKRTLLEGALLTVLIVFLFLGSWRSTVITGLTLPIALIGTFAVMYACGFTINVITLMALSLCVGLLIDDAIVVRENIVRHVQLGADHRTAALDGTKEIALAVLATTFSIVAVFLPVGFMGGIIGRFFHQFGITVAAAVLISMFVSFTLDPMLSSIWPDPDLHDADTGRKGYRYGRLIERSLHLFDRQIDHLTAFYQRLLGWSLRHRAITLVVAAVTFFGSLFLVPFVGTEFVPNADFSETQIGLNTPVGTSLDATSEKVKQVQAILATYPEVRFSYATVNSGNTQGKNTALITVRLKDRRDRSRGVLELNEAFRARLASVAGVTVTEIGMADGAGSTKAIQLSLQGDNIDELRRLSDTAQACMAKIPGLVDLDSSLKADKPIVAINVKRELASDLGVGVADIGTALRPLLSGDAISTWRAPDDQDYDVSVRLPRDQRQDVDDLARLMIATNRTDSNGAPVLVPLRQIADIVKTTGPDVLNRRDLQREVELSANVNGRSPGEVAADVAKTLDAMNLPAGYHYRFEGSTKSMNESFVYAVEALALAVIFIYMILASQFASFAQPLAIMASLPLTLIGVLVALLLFGSTLNMFSIIGFVMLMGLVTKNAILLIDFANQARRGTLLDASGKGRRMERREALLEAARVRLRPILMTTLAMIFGMLPLAAALGEGGEQRGPLGQTVIGGVITSSILTLVVVPVVYTVLEDWGAWVRRKLSRKPGEEA is encoded by the coding sequence ATGTGGTTCACCCGCATCAGCATCGGCAACCCGGTGCTCGCCACGATGATGATGATGGCGCTGCTCGTCATCGGTCTGTTTTCCTATCAGCGGTTGAAGGTCGACCAGTTTCCCGACATCACCTTCCCGATCGTGGTCGTGCAGACCGCGTATCCGGGCGCGTCGCCGGAATCGGTCGAATCCGACGTCACGCGCAAGATCGAGGAAGCGGTCAACACGATCAGCGGCATCGACCAGATCACCTCGCGTTCCTACGACGCGCAAAGCGTGGTGATCGTGCAGTTCGATCTGTCGGTGGATGCGGTGCAGGCCGCGCAGGACGTGCGCGACAAGATCGCGCTGATCCGCCCCGATCTGCGCGACGGCGTGAAGGACCCGCGCGTGCTGCGCTACGACCCGGCGGATACGCCGATCGTGACGGTGGCGGTATCGAACGCGCCGGGCGCCACGTTGTCCACGCGCGACCTCACCACCGTCGCCGATCAGATCGTGCGCAAGCGGCTCGAAACCGTGCGCGGAGTCGGCTCGGTTTCATTGGTGGGCGGTGTGAAGCGCCAGGTGCAGATCGACGTGAAGCCTGAAAAACTGCAGGCGCTGTCGATCGGCGTCGATCAGGTGATCCGCGCGGTGCAGAACGAGAACCAGGAGATTCCAGCCGGCCCGCTCACGTCGAGCAACATCGAACAGACGGTGCAGGTGAAGGGCCGCTTCGACAAGCCGGACGACTTCAAACGCATCATCGTCGCGCGGCGCGGCGCGCAATCGGCGATTCCGACCGCGAGTTCGGCGACGCAGCCGGTCACGCTCGATCAGGTCGCCGACGTGGTGGACGGCCAGCAGGAACCGGACAGCACCGCGCTGCTGAACGGCCAGCGCGCGCTGTTCGTGTCGATCATCAAGGCGCAGGGCGAGAACACCGTCGACGTCGCGCATGGCGTGCGCGACGAGGTTGCGCGCTTGCAGCCGCTGCTGCCGCCCGGCGTGAAGCTCGACATCACCGACGATTCGTCGACCGGGATCGAGGACAGCGTCAACGAAGTGAAGCGCACGCTGCTCGAAGGCGCGCTGCTCACCGTGCTGATCGTGTTCCTGTTCCTCGGTTCGTGGCGCAGCACGGTGATCACCGGCCTGACGCTGCCGATCGCGCTGATCGGCACCTTCGCGGTGATGTACGCGTGCGGCTTCACGATCAACGTGATTACGCTGATGGCCCTGTCGCTGTGCGTCGGTTTGTTGATCGACGACGCGATCGTGGTGCGCGAGAACATCGTGCGGCACGTGCAGCTCGGCGCGGACCATCGCACGGCCGCGCTCGACGGCACGAAGGAAATCGCGCTGGCCGTGCTCGCCACCACCTTCTCGATCGTCGCGGTGTTTCTGCCGGTGGGTTTCATGGGCGGCATCATCGGACGGTTCTTCCATCAGTTCGGCATCACCGTGGCGGCCGCCGTGCTGATCTCGATGTTCGTGTCGTTCACGCTCGACCCGATGCTGTCGTCGATCTGGCCCGACCCCGATCTGCACGATGCCGATACCGGCCGCAAGGGCTACCGCTACGGCCGTCTGATCGAGCGTTCGCTGCATCTGTTCGACCGGCAGATCGATCACCTCACCGCGTTCTATCAGCGGCTGCTCGGCTGGTCGCTGCGGCATCGCGCGATCACGCTGGTGGTGGCGGCGGTGACCTTCTTCGGCAGTCTGTTTCTGGTGCCGTTCGTCGGTACCGAGTTCGTGCCGAATGCGGACTTCTCCGAAACGCAGATCGGCTTGAACACACCGGTGGGCACGTCGCTCGACGCGACCTCGGAGAAGGTCAAACAGGTGCAGGCGATTCTCGCGACCTATCCGGAAGTGCGTTTCAGCTACGCGACGGTCAACTCCGGCAATACGCAGGGCAAGAACACGGCGCTCATCACCGTACGGCTGAAGGACCGGCGCGACCGCTCGCGCGGCGTGCTCGAACTGAACGAGGCGTTTCGTGCGCGGCTCGCGTCGGTGGCGGGCGTGACGGTCACCGAGATCGGCATGGCGGACGGCGCGGGCAGCACCAAGGCGATCCAGTTGAGCCTGCAGGGCGACAACATCGACGAATTGCGGCGCCTGTCCGACACGGCGCAGGCGTGCATGGCGAAGATTCCGGGCCTGGTGGATCTCGATTCGAGCCTGAAGGCGGACAAGCCGATCGTCGCGATCAACGTGAAGCGCGAGCTGGCATCGGACCTCGGTGTGGGCGTCGCGGACATCGGCACGGCGCTGCGGCCGCTGCTCTCCGGCGACGCGATCAGTACGTGGCGCGCGCCCGACGACCAGGACTACGACGTCAGCGTGCGCTTGCCGCGCGACCAGCGTCAGGATGTCGACGACCTCGCGCGGCTGATGATCGCCACCAACCGCACCGATTCGAACGGCGCGCCGGTGCTGGTGCCATTGCGGCAGATCGCCGACATCGTGAAGACGACGGGACCGGACGTGCTGAACCGGCGCGACCTGCAACGCGAAGTCGAGCTGTCGGCGAACGTGAACGGCCGCTCGCCGGGCGAGGTAGCCGCCGACGTCGCGAAGACGCTCGACGCGATGAACCTGCCGGCCGGCTATCACTACCGCTTCGAAGGCTCGACCAAGAGCATGAACGAGTCCTTCGTCTATGCGGTGGAGGCATTGGCGCTGGCGGTGATTTTCATCTACATGATTCTTGCGTCGCAGTTCGCGAGCTTCGCGCAGCCGCTCGCGATCATGGCGTCGCTGCCGCTGACGCTGATCGGGGTGCTGGTGGCGTTGCTGCTGTTCGGCAGCACGTTGAACATGTTCTCGATCATCGGTTTCGTGATGCTGATGGGGCTGGTGACCAAGAACGCGATTCTGCTGATCGACTTCGCGAATCAGGCACGGCGCGGCACGCTGCTGGATGCGTCGGGCAAGGGTCGCAGAATGGAGCGGCGCGAGGCGTTGCTCGAAGCGGCGCGCGTGCGGCTGCGGCCGATCCTGATGACCACGCTGGCGATGATCTTCGGCATGCTGCCGCTCGCCGCCGCGCTCGGCGAAGGCGGCGAGCAGCGCGGGCCGTTGGGACAGACGGTGATCGGCGGCGTGATTACGTCGTCGATTCTGACGCTGGTGGTGGTGCCGGTGGTTTATACGGTGCTGGAGGATTGGGGGGCATGGGTGCGGCGGAAGTTGTCGCGGAAACCGGGCGAGGAGGCGTGA
- a CDS encoding ABC transporter permease produces the protein MRPAPTEAVQSGRALRFAHRLYALGPLVGLIALCVIGTLLNRDFATLDNLMNVLTRTSFIGIIAVGMTFVIISGGIDLSVGSMAALIAGSMIWLMNALAAGVGGHTLAPLLILTLGIVFALVLGGLFGCAHGLLITKGRIEPFIVTLGTLGIFRAVLTWLADGGALTLDNSLSDLYGPVYYASLFGVPVPIWVFLVVAAGGALILNRTAFGRHVQAIGSNEQVARYAAIRVDTVKIVTYVLLGICVGVATVLYVPRLGSATPTTGLLWELEAIASVVVGGTALKGGEGRVIGTVIGAILLSVIANILNLTSIISVYLNAAVQGVVIIFVAFVQRGRR, from the coding sequence ATGCGACCGGCACCCACTGAAGCCGTGCAATCCGGCCGCGCGCTGCGCTTCGCGCATCGACTGTATGCGCTCGGGCCGCTGGTCGGGCTGATCGCGCTGTGCGTGATCGGCACGCTGCTCAACCGCGATTTCGCGACGCTCGACAACCTGATGAACGTGCTGACGCGCACATCGTTCATCGGCATCATCGCGGTCGGCATGACCTTCGTGATTATCTCCGGCGGCATCGATCTGTCGGTCGGGTCGATGGCGGCGTTGATCGCGGGCAGCATGATCTGGTTGATGAATGCGCTCGCGGCGGGCGTCGGCGGGCACACGCTCGCACCGCTGCTGATTCTCACGCTCGGGATCGTCTTCGCGCTCGTGCTCGGCGGCCTGTTCGGCTGCGCGCACGGCCTGCTGATCACCAAAGGACGGATCGAGCCGTTTATCGTCACGCTCGGCACGCTGGGCATCTTTCGCGCGGTGCTCACCTGGCTCGCCGACGGCGGCGCGTTGACGCTCGATAACTCGCTGTCGGATTTATATGGACCGGTCTACTACGCGAGCCTCTTCGGCGTGCCTGTGCCGATCTGGGTGTTTCTCGTGGTGGCGGCGGGCGGCGCGCTGATCCTCAATCGCACCGCGTTCGGCCGTCACGTGCAGGCGATCGGCTCCAACGAACAGGTCGCGCGCTACGCGGCGATTCGCGTCGATACCGTGAAGATCGTCACGTATGTGCTGCTCGGCATCTGCGTGGGCGTCGCCACCGTGCTCTATGTGCCGCGTCTGGGCTCGGCCACGCCGACCACGGGATTGCTGTGGGAGCTGGAGGCGATCGCGTCGGTGGTGGTCGGCGGCACGGCGCTCAAGGGGGGCGAAGGGCGCGTGATCGGCACGGTGATCGGCGCGATTCTGTTGTCGGTGATCGCCAATATTCTGAATCTCACCAGCATCATCAGCGTGTATCTGAACGCGGCGGTGCAGGGCGTGGTGATTATCTTCGTCGCGTTCGTACAGCGCGGACGGCGATAG
- a CDS encoding sugar ABC transporter ATP-binding protein — protein MSLAIRFDDIRKDFGPVRVLHGVSFELAPGRIYGLLGENGAGKSTLMKILAGYESATSGAVLVDGHARQFAGSRDAEAQGIVLIHQEFNLAEHLSIAQNMYLGHEKRRGWFVDDAAMRGEAARYLAEVGLSKTPDTKVRELIVAEKQMVEIAKALSRQARLLIMDEPTATLTPSETERLFALMAKLKADGVTIVYISHKLDEVERITDEVIVMRDGRFVARGETAGLARQQMANLMVGRDVSDMFPDKLTVPADAPLALKVAGLSVPGWVDDLSFDVRAGEVLGFAGLVGAGRTEAFEALIGLRKRTAGRIDIAGRPVDLKSPRDAMRHGLTYLSEDRKGKGLHVNLSLQDNVTLMTLERYAHPLLDMKAGRAALTKAVSEFGIRTGDLSSRARMLSGGNQQKLALAKFLQPDPQVIVLDEPTRGVDVGAKRDIYFLIHRLAAQGRAVIVISSELIELIGLCHRVAVMRAGRLQATLTLDHLTEEELIAHATGTH, from the coding sequence ATGAGCCTCGCGATCCGTTTCGACGACATCCGCAAAGACTTCGGGCCGGTGCGCGTGCTGCACGGCGTGAGTTTCGAACTCGCGCCGGGGCGCATCTACGGCTTGCTCGGCGAGAACGGCGCGGGCAAATCCACGCTGATGAAAATCCTCGCGGGCTATGAAAGCGCGACCTCGGGCGCGGTGCTGGTCGACGGTCACGCGCGCCAGTTCGCGGGTTCGCGCGATGCCGAAGCGCAGGGCATCGTGCTGATCCACCAGGAGTTCAATCTCGCCGAACATCTGAGCATCGCGCAGAACATGTACCTCGGTCACGAGAAGCGGCGCGGCTGGTTCGTCGACGATGCGGCGATGCGTGGCGAAGCCGCGCGCTATCTCGCCGAAGTCGGACTCTCGAAGACGCCGGACACGAAGGTGCGCGAGCTGATCGTCGCGGAAAAGCAGATGGTCGAGATCGCCAAGGCGCTGTCGCGCCAGGCGCGTCTGTTGATCATGGACGAGCCCACCGCCACGCTCACGCCGTCCGAGACCGAGCGCCTGTTCGCGCTGATGGCCAAGCTCAAGGCCGACGGCGTGACCATCGTCTATATCTCGCACAAGCTCGACGAGGTCGAGCGCATCACCGACGAAGTGATCGTGATGCGCGACGGCCGCTTCGTCGCACGCGGCGAAACGGCGGGCCTCGCGCGTCAGCAGATGGCGAATCTGATGGTCGGGCGCGACGTCTCCGACATGTTCCCCGACAAGCTCACAGTACCCGCCGACGCGCCGCTCGCGCTGAAGGTGGCGGGTCTCAGCGTGCCCGGCTGGGTGGACGACCTGAGTTTCGACGTACGCGCCGGCGAAGTGCTCGGCTTCGCCGGGCTCGTCGGCGCGGGCCGCACCGAGGCGTTCGAGGCGCTGATCGGCCTGCGCAAACGCACGGCGGGCCGCATCGACATAGCGGGCCGTCCCGTCGATCTGAAAAGCCCGCGCGATGCGATGCGCCACGGTCTCACGTATCTGAGCGAGGACCGCAAGGGCAAGGGCTTGCACGTGAACCTGAGCCTGCAGGACAACGTCACGCTGATGACGCTCGAACGCTACGCGCATCCGCTGCTCGACATGAAGGCGGGCCGCGCGGCGTTGACGAAAGCGGTGAGCGAATTCGGCATCCGCACCGGCGACCTGTCGAGCCGCGCGCGCATGCTGTCCGGCGGCAATCAGCAGAAGCTCGCGCTCGCCAAGTTCCTGCAACCCGATCCGCAGGTGATCGTGCTCGACGAGCCGACGCGCGGCGTCGATGTCGGCGCGAAACGCGACATCTACTTTCTGATTCACCGGCTTGCCGCGCAGGGCCGCGCGGTGATCGTCATTTCATCCGAACTGATCGAGCTGATCGGCTTGTGCCACCGCGTCGCCGTGATGCGCGCGGGGCGTCTGCAAGCGACGCTGACGCTCGATCATCTGACCGAAGAGGAGTTGATCGCCCATGCGACCGGCACCCACTGA